GTGCTACTCATCCATGTGCAGAGGGGAATAGCAGGTTATGCATCTCCGTGAGAGACTGCTACTGTTACATGCTGCAAACATGACCTACGATATTCAATCCCATACTCTGTGGAGCACGATTGCTCCAGCAATGGGGGGTGGACATGTACATCTAGATTGAGAGTTGTAGGTTGAAATGGTACAGGAAGAACCTGGCAAAGATCCGTGTGAACCTGTATAAAGGAGTTGTTGATGCAATTACATCCGGGAGACACGGGCAAGCGCTGTTGGGGTAAGGATAGTGCTCCCTGGAACGTACCCAGGTGGCGACCGCGACATGAAGCGGAGGCATATGGATGCCATGGCAATTGTCCATACCTACGGGAAGCCTGACATCTTCTTGACCATGACCTGCAACCCTAACTGGGAAGAGATAACGAATGAGTTGTTTCCTGGTCAGACAGTGCAAGACCGACCTGATCTTGTGGCTCGTGTGTTCCATGGCAAGCTAGAGGCTATGAAAGAGATGTTGTTCAAGAAGAATATCCTGGGTGTTGTTGTCGCACATGTATACATAGTCGAGTTCCAGAAGAGGGGCCTCCCCCACGCACACTTTTTGTTGGTCATGGATTCTGCCTATAAACTTGTCATTCTGGAGCAGTACGACCGACTCATTTCTGCCGAGCTCCAAGACAAGAAGAAGTATCCTGAACTCCACGCCTTGGTGGTGAAACATATGATGCACGGACCATGCGATGCTCTCAACCCCAAAAATGTGTGCATGCAACAGAACGAGTGCAAGTGCAGATACCCGCGGCCGTTCAATGAAAACATGGCACAGGGCAAGGACTCATACCTAGTTTATCGTCGTCGAGATGATGGTCGGCAGGCTAAGGTCCAGAGTAAAATGTTGGACAACAGATGGGTTGTGCCGTATAACCCTTACCTTCTGCGGATGTTCAATTGCCACATCAACGTTGAGGTTTGCTCCAGCATAAAGGCCGTCAAATTCCTTTACAAGTACATATACAAGGGCCATGATAGGGCTTCTTTCAGCATCGGCCAGCCCAACGCCAATGGTAACATTGATGAGATCAAAAGATACATAGACGCGAGGTGGGTTACTCCTCCAGAGGTGATGTGGAGGATATTTGGCTTCCCCTTGTGTGCCAATGACCTGCCTGTCATATAGTTGCCTCTTCATCTCCCGAATAAGCACAGGGTGGCATTCAATGAGCAAGCTCACTTGACCAACGTAGTCGCCTCTGAGAATGCTTCCAAATCCATGTTGACAGAGTATTTCAAAGCTAACCAAAACCACCCGTGGGCTAGGAATACATTGTACAAGGATTTTCCTGGAAGGTTCACATGGCAGAAGGGTAAGAAGTATTGGAAAGAGCGGGTGTACCGTTATCAGATAGGTTGAATTGTGTCTGCCAATCCTGCCGAGGGGGGCGATACTATATGCATGTGCTGCTAAACCATGTTGCTGGCAAGACATCCTATGAGAACCTGCTCACCATGGATGGTAGACTATGCGGGATCTTTAGAGAGGCTGCCGGAAGGTTGGGACTCATCGAGGCAGATAACACGTTCGACGACTGTCTTACTGAAGCAGACGAGCGGGCGATGCGATGTTCGCTCAGGAGGCTCTTCGCAAAAATTTTGGTGCACTGTGAGCCAGGCGACGTGCGTGGTTTATGGGATAGGCACTTTGAGCCTATGTCTGATGACAATCAGCGATCACACATGTGCCTGATTGAGGTGGAACGGATGGTGTTGCTTGACATTAGGGGTACGTTGTAGTCCATGGGCAAAGACATAGCTGATTTTGCTCTTCCATGCATTGACGATGCATTCAACCGAACCGAGGGCGAGTCCAGAGAAGTGATCGAGGAATCGAACGTCGATTTTGACATCCACAACACTAAATTGGCATCATCGCTAAACTTGAAGCAGAGGGTTGCATACGACGAGATACTAGCTGCTGTTGAACACGGTGATGGGGGTGTTTTATTTGTTGATGGCCCGGGAGGTACAGGGAAGACCTTATGTACAGGGCGCTGCTCGCCAAGGTTCAAAGCGAGGGAAACATCGCTATCACTACCGGGTCGTCAAGCGTCGCGGCTTCTATCATGCCTAGAGGCCGTACTCCCCACTTGAGGTTCAAGATCCCATTGAGCTGCGACGATGGCGCCTCCTGCACCTTCACGAAGTAGAGTGGTACTGCCAAGCTACTAAGGATGGCCTCATTGATATTATGGGACGTGGCCACCATGACTAAGCGGCAGGCGGTCGAGGCACTGGACAACAGCATGTGCGGCATCATGGGAAGACGGGACTGGCCCTTTGGAGGAAAAACTATTGTGTTTGCTGGGGACTTTAGGCAGGTGCTTCTGGTCGTCAGGAGGGGGTCCCGGGGTCAGATAATCGATGCAACCCTCCGAAGTTCACATCTCTGGAAGGGTATGCGCCAGCAATGGCTCGTCACCAACATGAGGGCTCATAATGACACCTAGTTTGCGGATTACTTTCTAAGGGTAGGCAATGGCACCGAGGAAGTTGACGATCAAGGAAACATACGACTCCCTGAAGATATTTGTGTGCCATCTACAAGCGAGGGTGACGACCAAGAGAAGCTGATTGACCATGTGTTTCTGAGACTAGATGACAACATGTCCGATCCGAATTAATGACTTCGCGTGTAATCCTCTCCACCACGAACGACAACGTCGACAAGATAAAAATACGCATGGTAGAGCATTTTCGGGGAGAAGAAGTAATATACCATAGCTTTGACAGTGCAGAAGATGACCCATATGGCTACTATGCTCCCGAGTTCCTGAATGGATTGACTCCCAATGGTCTGCCTCCGCATGCACTCAAACTGAAGCTCAACTGCCATGTCATACTTATGAGGAACATTGATCCGGCTAATGGTCTGTGTAACGGGACGAGGCTTGTGGTATGAGGTTTTGAGAGCAACGCCATCAACGCAGAAATCATGATCGGACAACATGCAGGTAGGAGGGTATTCCTTCCTCGAATATGCCCATCTCACAATGACATGTTTCCATTCAAGTTCAAGAGGAAGCAATTTCCTGTAAGGCTTAGCTTTGCTATGACGATTAACAAGGCTCAAGGACAGATGGAAGCGATTGCGTACAACAACCAAGCAATTCGCTTCAACACCATGATACAAACTGGTATGACCTATGATTTCAATCGCATCGGGTTCAACCCCACGGAAATACCCGATGGACATTTCTGGTATCTAGCCATGGACTTTGTCATCACACTAAATTCTAGGACCGAGGTTAGGATGTCGGCGCAATGGATAACGTCGACAATTTGCCCCCCCCCCCGTGCTTCTCACAGTTTGAAGTCATATTCTTGCTACGGTACAAAAGCATCACTGGTGCATCATCTTTAACTTTGGTCTTGCATATTACTCCGTACAACTCAGTGTCTCATTGTGATTAATTTTTTGCAGATGTGGTTGCTATTCTTGCCTACGTTGGTAAGATACAACATCAGTGGGATTCAATATATAAACGCCAGTCCCTTACCTTGAGATTGGCCTCATGAACTTTCGGTAAGCGCCATTTACAATTTGAGATTTTCATATGCTTCTTTTTGTAGTTTTATTGTTGCAATCATATAGTAACATTTTATTTGTTTGTAGACGATAGATAATTTTCTTATGTGTACGTGAAGAGCAAGTTGGTCGTCACTTCTACCATTTGCAACGCACTGATAATCTGTTCGAGAAGCTTGTTGTTACTTACATACAGGTAAACCGGAGGCAGCAATGCTTGCAAACTATGAGGGAGAGCACATTGTTTTTCTCTTCGAgcattaatgatgatgatcatcatCTACAATGTAGGGGCTACGTTCTACTTTGAATTTGTTGTCAATGTATTTTTTCTGTAATACTATGTCACTATAACACTGATTTTTATCGTAGATATCCATGAAGCCAGCCTCATGACACTTGATGAAACGCGTGCGTACGTCAGTGATATTGTTCAATCTTGGAATAATGGACACTAGAATTATCTGTGTACACAAGTGCACAATATGTCTTGGATTTACATATGTATGAACGCTTTGCATGCAAACATTTCGTTGCCAATTGTCACGTTTTGAAGTGTCTGTTTATGTCTTGTTGGTTTAATAATATGTCATACTCAATAAAAAATATTTAAAAGTGTCGCCATATTTCGTTGCCAAATATCAGTGAACCCCTTTTGCTACTATATATATCATTGTATGATAGACGTACTCCGTTGCAACCCTTGGGTGTATACATTATTTAATGACGTAAATTAAATATTTCTTTTGGCTGGGATAAAAAAATAAGATAGTATTCAATCAAGAGATATGATTTTCCTAATAAAGAGATAATGCTTGTACATACAGAGGACCACGGGGAGGAGGAAAAGGAAGTTTCTTTTAAAAATTGGAACGGCGTCACCATCATACTAATCCAAATACTTTTATTTCCTTTCTGTTGTATTCACAAGATAAATGGGCTGAAATATAATGGGATTGGGAAGATATTATCTAATACTGGGAGAAAGATCTGATCCGTCCGCAATTGAAAATAATTTCTACTAGGAGATGAATAAAGGCTTCAATTAAACGACGTTCATCATTTGGAAGGCAATATTAACTCTCCAAAAAATTAGATGTCAAACGGTACAAAATGTTAAATCTATAAACTCCATCTGCGTCCTATTTCACCACCCATCCAAGTTCACAGATATCCCATCAGCAATGGAGGCGATCATTGGGACGCTGCGCACGCACCCCAAGAGGGTGCGCCCGTGCCCCAGGAGGATGTTCCCGCGGCCCAGGAGGCTGTGCCTGCGCCCGTGGATCTTCTGCCCACACCAATGCATGCCGTGGAAGATGCACTCGAATACATATTTGACTTTATCATTGGCGTTCGAGATGAAGATACATTAAAGTAAGTTGTCTTATTATACATTCTTTTGCTATATACAAATCATATTGGAACACTCTGGTACGCACCAAACTAAGATAGCTAGACTGGCAATCCTAAAACATTCATAGGTACGTGTATAAGTTGTTTAGTTGAATCCTTGTACAAGAAAAATGTCATGCAAAGGCCATGAATTCAGGTACTAGATTTGATACGTGTACATACATCTAGGTGAGGACAATCTGACCTCGTGCAACATCATGCGATCTAACCATGAATTCGGTTTCTAGTTTAGTATTGCTTGGTTTCGTCCAAATTGTAGAGACAAAGTAAAACTAGAAGAGAACCATTGATCGTTGCAGCCAGTACTAAGGATTTAAGCTATATTGCAAGATATCTTTTGCTAAATGTTGTTGTGCATTTTTTGTGCAACTTAATATGGATAAAAAGCGCACGGCCGTACCAGATCGAAATCAGCCTCCGAATGATCTAGGACACCCTTTTTTCATAAAAAACTTCATCCCAAATGCTTCAACCTTGTTGTTCGTAAGCTTGTGAGCGCTGAAGTTGAGAGGACTGCAGGCACCAACTTGGTTGGAAGCAAACATTATTTCGACTTGCAGTTTCATGCTCAGTCACGGGCCCTGAGGTACTCCTGTATGATGCATGGAGAGCGCATCACAACGCTGATTGACTATGCTGTGGTCCAGCCTCTTCCTAAATATGATGTGTTCAACTCT
The sequence above is a segment of the Aegilops tauschii subsp. strangulata cultivar AL8/78 chromosome 6, Aet v6.0, whole genome shotgun sequence genome. Coding sequences within it:
- the LOC109766430 gene encoding uncharacterized protein, which gives rise to MKSGVYTFQAHGTIYHNVHSFRPTSRPEHLQLYFYDYDPGLTHRKAATKQLDQYVVRKLVDILGENPYSQQFRSLGAHRDNLDDYRIDLNTDERLRQWKYNRPLSSEVVAIWVESTDLAKRFDHRITLYGNDNQRHIIHVMDGSYDPLSYPLFNPRGSSVGTRNYLNVMSLGQLCNNQEGDMMMMRRRTQRGIAGGDRDMKRRHMDAMAIVHTYGKPDIFLTMTCNPNWEEITNELFPGQTVQDRPDLVARVFHGKLEAMKEMLFKKNILGVVVAHVYIVEFQKRGLPHAHFLLVMDSAYKLVILEQYDRLISAELQDKKKYPELHALVVKHMMHGPCDALNPKNVCMQQNECKCRYPRPFNENMAQGKDSYLVYRRRDDGRQAKVQSKMLDNRWVVPYNPYLLRMFNCHINVEVCSSIKAVKFLYKYIYKGHDRASFSIGQPNANGNIDEIKRYIDARWVTPPEVMWRIFGFPLCANDLPVI